In the Mesorhizobium sp. M1D.F.Ca.ET.043.01.1.1 genome, TCGCGATGGCGCCGCAAAATCGGACGCGGTGATCCACACCGCCTTCGACCACATTTTTTCGAATTTCGTCGCGAATTGCGAGAAGGACAAGCGCGTGATCGAGGCGCTCGGCGCCGCGCTCGCCGGCTCGGACCGGCTGCTCATCATCACGTCAGGTGTGGGCATGGGCTCTGCCGAACACGGGCAGCCGGCGAAGGAAGACGTGTTCAACACCGACCATCCCAATCCGCGCATCCTGTCGGAGCTTGCCGGCACGGCGATGGCTGAGAAGGGTGTCAAAGTATCGGTGGTGCGCCTGCCGCAGGTGCATGACACGGTGAAGCAGGGCCTGATCACGCCGCTCATCGACCTGACGCGCGCCAAGGGCGTCTCGGCCTTTGTCGGCGAAGGCCGCAACCGGTGGTCGGCGGGGCATGTGCTCGATGTCGCGAAGCTCTACCGTCTGGCGCTGGACAAGCAGGAAGCCGGCGTGCGCTACAACGCCGTCGCCGAGGAAGGCATTTCCGTGCGCGAGATCGCGCAAGTGATCGGCGCCGGCCTCAACGTGCCGGTGGTCTCGCTCTCACAGGAAGAAGCGGCGAATCATTTCGGATGGCTTTCGATATTCGCGGGCCTCGATATGCCAGCTTCGAGCGAATGGACGCGTGCGCATCTCGGCTGGCAGCCAACCGGCCCCGGCCTTATCGCCGACCTCGAGCGGATGGATTATTCGCACGCGGCGGCGGCCTAGCCGGCTTGCCGGGCGGTTCGGCGCTCAAGCCGAACCGCTTCAGGTGTCTGCTGCTTCAGAAGCGCAGCAGATCCGAGAGGCTGTCCGACTTCTCCACCTTGTCGGTGAGGTCGAGCCCCGACAGCAGATCGACCAGGTGGCTGTTCATCAGGGCGGCGGCATTGGCGCTGTCGCCGGCTTCGATCGCGTCGACCAGCGCGTGATGGGCGTGCTTCTCGCAGGTCGCGTCGCGGCGCTTCCAATAGAGCGCGATGATCAGCGAGGAATGCGAGACGAGGTCGCGCACGAAGTTGGTGAACACCGAGTGCGCGGCGATCTCGGCGATGCCGACATGAAAGCGCGCCGACAGCATGATGGCGTCACTGTCACGGCCGTCATGCAGCGCCTGATGCTCCTTCTCCAGATGCGCGCGCAGCTGCGCGATATCCGATGGCACCGCCGCCTTGGCGGCAAGTGCCGCCACCTTGGGCTCGATCAGCGCCCTCGCCTCGAACACCTCGCGCGCCTCGATCTTCGAGGGCTGCGCGACGAAGGCGCCGCGATTGGGCTCCAGCCGCGCCAGCCGGTCATGCGCCAGGGCCTGCAGGGCGGCGCGGACGACGGTGCGGCTCACCGAATAGATCGATGCCAGCTCGTCTTCCGGCAGCTTGGTGCCCGGTGCGAGACGATGGCTGACGATGGCGTCCCTCAGCCCATAGTAGATCGGCGACCAGCGCGCTGCCGGCCTGTCATCGCGATCGTCTTCCTTAAGTACCGTCAACATGCTTTCAATGCGCAGACCCGATCCGGCCTGATCTGCCCCCAAATCGCCAGCAGCCGATTCAATCTAATATCGCTCGCGCCCCGGTCAATCCCGCCGAATTCGTCGTGCTAACCTTGCGAACCGGCGCCTGCCGGCGACGCCGAGGCAAA is a window encoding:
- a CDS encoding SDR family oxidoreductase translates to MRVFLTGATGFIGSRIVPELLAAGHQVLGLTRSDAGARSLAAAGAEAHRGDLEDLDSLRDGAAKSDAVIHTAFDHIFSNFVANCEKDKRVIEALGAALAGSDRLLIITSGVGMGSAEHGQPAKEDVFNTDHPNPRILSELAGTAMAEKGVKVSVVRLPQVHDTVKQGLITPLIDLTRAKGVSAFVGEGRNRWSAGHVLDVAKLYRLALDKQEAGVRYNAVAEEGISVREIAQVIGAGLNVPVVSLSQEEAANHFGWLSIFAGLDMPASSEWTRAHLGWQPTGPGLIADLERMDYSHAAAA
- a CDS encoding GntR family transcriptional regulator encodes the protein MLTVLKEDDRDDRPAARWSPIYYGLRDAIVSHRLAPGTKLPEDELASIYSVSRTVVRAALQALAHDRLARLEPNRGAFVAQPSKIEAREVFEARALIEPKVAALAAKAAVPSDIAQLRAHLEKEHQALHDGRDSDAIMLSARFHVGIAEIAAHSVFTNFVRDLVSHSSLIIALYWKRRDATCEKHAHHALVDAIEAGDSANAAALMNSHLVDLLSGLDLTDKVEKSDSLSDLLRF